Part of the Rissa tridactyla isolate bRisTri1 chromosome 3, bRisTri1.patW.cur.20221130, whole genome shotgun sequence genome, ACCAGTTCTTGAAGGCATGAAACACTAAATGTAGGGTACGAGATTACTTTCCGGGGCAAAGACTGTGATATATAGGTACAGTCTCATTAGCAGTTAGGGACAGAATGTCCTCCAGGCAAATGGGAAAAGGGATTTATTTAACATCATTGGAGTGTCAGAAATAGAGACACGGAAGATTTAGTCAAATTCTACAAATATCTCAATTCTAGTTACACAAATAAATTGTTAGTTTATTTggttaaaaagcttttaaataggTTTACATTATTTCCTGAATAGTGCCAAGCTTTcacttgtcttctgttttgtttttccaaatgcttttccctgctgtctAACCTGGGAGTAATTCCTTATTCTAGATTTAGCCGtgttaattttcttatttctcttttgggGATGAAGCGCCTCAAACTACTGAGTATAATACTAGTAGCATTCCTAGAGGGATGTCTGttacatttaatataaataataaggCTAATGTAGCACAGCACATGGCAAAAGGTTATAGGAATCCTGAataattttacaggtttttttaccTATCTTTAACAGCAAAACCATTCTCACTTTTTTCATCTCTCTaaattgttacagaaaaaatGCATTCTGAATAATAACAACTGCTTGCTGAACTGAACTGCAAAGATCTCATGCTTTGGAGATGAAGATGATAAATCCAAGGAAATAATCCAGCTGCTGCCATTGTGACAACTGAAAAGTCCTTTGTGTCAAAATGAACAGTCTTTGAGAAAAATCTGGGAAGCGGTTAAATCTGAAAAATGGGAGAAAGAGTAAGGAGCCCAGATTCTGAACACGACAGGAAATCAGATGGGGATAAAAATAGTGACTCCTATTATTCAGATGAAGATAATGCATCTCATTCATCTGGCCAGTCGCCAACACTAAGCTATCCGTCTACAAGCCAAGAAAAAAGAGATCACAAAACACAAACTTCAAACAGCCTTGTACACTACCAAGGTAGGTAGATAGCAGAAACTGCTGCTTTGTAACTGCTCTAAAGAGTTAATtatctttgaaaactgaaataaaagtggGAAACTACCATTCTAAGAGTCTACAAATAAGGTTCATGTGAATTATGCTACAGATGGCAGGTAGACTGTAACTGCTCtgttgaaaactgaaattaacCTGTTCCTGTATTAGGAGGATTTTTGGTCATTTTCAGAATTATTCCTATTTTTCTCAACAAGTGAGTTTGGCTCTTATACTAGCCTTTTGTTGAATCATGCTGATGatcctctctttctgtctttgacAAAAAGACTCGAGGCCAAGGACTCAAGGCAAGTCTTTACTATGCAGTCAGTAAAAGAGAGACGATTGTTAACATTTCTCTGACAAAATACCCTTAAAGATATCCATCTTGTGGAAGTCTAGTTGACTAAGCTTTACAGTGTAATACTGGgtactttcaaaaaaacaaacaaaagaccccTAATGTGGTAAGACAGAGAAAATGCATTTGGTGAAAGTTAATGTGGAAATTCAAAAGAAAGTTTTTCCTAGTCCTTCCTTGTGGGTAAAATACCTCCAATTTGAGATGAAGTAACACTTTGAGCTCCCTCACACACAGCTCACCTACATAAGGTGCTTTCTTGGTTGAGATTGTGGGGAAGTGAACATCCCTACAAAGGGGAGAGAATGGTTATACAGGTCCTGGGCTGAAGTAGGGGTGTGAAGCTTCTCTGCCATACTTTGACAGCTTGTTCTAAATAATTGCACACGTTTTCTGGTGAAGTCGGAGCATATCTTGCCTTTCTCAGGCAAGTGCTCTATTCCATTCGTTAGGTGCTTGATACTGTATGAATGATTTGGCCAACATTATGACCTAGAGCGCGCTAGAAGATATAACCATAAATACTGAAGTTGCCCAGGGGGCATATCTCTTCAGATCCTTGACAGTGTTGGTGTCCTGGTGCAACCGGTGGCATCTTGTCCATAGCAGTCATGGGTTAGCTTTCTGGGAAACAAAAATTGTGCTATTTAATTTGGAGGGGGCAAACAAATGACTAGTTCTTTGATTACATAGTCATAATTGAACACAATTATTCCATGAAGGTATTGTGAATGTCATGTTGTTCTTGAAAGACACTATTCTTCCGTAGTGCAAACTTGGTATCAGAATTTTCTGTTCTGCCCTAAATGTGGAGAAATTCTTGAAGGGGTTGGAAGTCCAGGGTTAATGAGAATTCTCTTAGTTGGTCATAGGAGTGGCATCATTCCTGCAGTGCATGTATTAAATAATCTTTTCACACCTGAATGTGACATAAGTATTTTTTGTAAAGGGAAACAAACCCCTTCTTTTTGTTTGCccaagctgtggggaaaaaaagagcattatGCAGAAAACGAATGAGTATTTGTGCAAAATGTTTAGAGgaaattataagaaaatattttaaagctgggtttttttggctgtaaaATATTGTCTGTAGAATAGAAACATGGTGAATGCCAAAGGGTCGGAAGAATTTGCTGTCACACACGCTCACTGTCTGTGTATAGGTAGCTGCACTATTGCTGTATCCCAGCTTTCAAACCTGAATTATAAGCTGCTGCTCAGTATCTTTCCTCTGAACACTGCTGTACCTTAATGAATTATGCACTCTCTATATAGTCAGTTGTTTTAAGAGATATTTTTTGTGAATTATAAGCGTCATTCCTTGAGAGGCAAATAAGGTAGAAACAAAATGTTTAGTTTTTATCTATGGCgatgataataaaataataatattagaAAGGAATGCGAGTGATGCATGCTAGTAATCAGATACGGATACTCTGTGAAAAATAACTTGTGATACAAGAATAAACTATTAACGTAAGAACTGAATTTTCAtgggatttttaattttgctttggaGGCTTTTTGCATTGAGCCTTTGAAATCTGCTGTTTTGTCTGTAAGCATGGCAGCTGGATTTGAAAATACTACTGCATTTGTCTGAGAGAATTACATCTTGCATAATACATAACTAGCTAATGCTCGGCTAATTGTtgccattttaaaagcatttgataaTATTGTATGCATAAGAGTACagtatttctaaaacattttaataaacatcatcaaatattaacaaaatatGAGTGTTGCTTCTGATACAATTTGCAGATGATTACTTTACAGTGGTCCTATGTTTATGGCTGCAAATATTACCTCTTACAGTAGATCACAAACAtaaatctccattttttttttatctatcaAAAGGAACATAAGTCTATCATATATGTGCCTTTTATTGTCTGGTTTGAAAGCTGCAATCTCTGCTAAGTATTGTAAAATTTTTTCAGGCAGAGCTTTATTCCAAGAAGGATGTCTGAATAGACAAATTGCATTGTCTTATAGTaaacatgctttttatttttcctttcttagccACAAAGAAATTGGGTTCCAAATATGCACCAAGCAAAAGAGGGACACAATGGGGTTTCCGTTCTCAGAGCCTCACTAGGGATTCTCCTGCAAAAGATATAGATCTTGTTACAAAAAGAGTTCTTTCTGCTAGGCTGCTGAAAATCAATGAGCTCCGAAATGAACTGACTGAACTCCACATCAAACTAGatgagctgcagaaggaaaacagggCACTGAAGAGGCTTCAGCACAGGCAGGAGAAAGCCTTGAATAAGTTTGAAGATACGGAAAACGAAATTTCTCAGCTCCTTGCTCGGCACAACAATGAGATTAGAATATTAAGGGAGCGCCTACGAAAATCTCAAGAGAGAGAACGTGCAACTGAGAGACGGCTGAAAGATTCGGAAGATGAACTGTACAGAACAAAAACTGTCTTGCAGAAACTGAAAAAACTGTCTGCAGATAAGCACCTTGCCGAAAGAGATGACCTGGCAAAGAAACTAGCCTACGCGGAGAGCAGGCTAGAGGAGAGTGAAAAAAGAATTAAGGTGAGATGACTTTCTTTTCGTAAGAAATTCTGGTACAGATATTTCTTACCATAGTGAGCTTCATGAATTGTATTTTTTCACAGTTGTGGAGCAAatagaaaaatgttcttttttttgtttttacacatAAGTAGCATCAAGTAAATTATTTCTGAGGTGATTATATACTTACATACTTGGTAGTTGTGCATTCAAATTTCTATTTACAAATTATATACAAAATTGTTAAATTAAGTACAAAATTCTTGGTATTTTGTCAGAATATGTACTGTGGACATGtgcttttaagtgtttttatAACTAGTAATAATGTTTCAGAAATGCATGCATCTATAATACAACTTCATGCAATCTAATTTATCATCTGGGAGGGGAAGCATTTGTTAAATATTGACTGGCTATTTAGGGAACTGTATACGAAAATTCTAAAAAACATACGTATAGTAATTCTTTTTCAATTTTGTGAACTGCATTCATGCAGTGTTTGATTGTCCACTATTCTGCATATCTGAGAGCTGAGCTGAACAaaattacagcaattttttttttaataccaaaatgAGCTTTGGAATGTTTTATGGGTATGCATTTTAGGAATTTTGTGcgatatattttaattttgttcagcAGAAATGTTTACATCTTTGTAAGCCTGTCTAAACACGTCTACATTGTAAAACATGTCTAAAACCTCATCTTATTTAGAAATAATTGTGTTGCCACTATTAAACTGTTGGTAGCTGTATGTAATACTATTTTTAGCTGAAATTATGTTGGTCATTAAAATGGTGTTTAAAATTTAGTGTCTATATTAGTAATTAGACCTAAATTACATTACAGAGATAATAGATCTGGAAATACAAAGGATTAATCTGGAAACTAGgctttcataaaataaataccaAGATATAAACTGCTGAGCTACCTAAATCACCTCACCCTGTAGTGTCACTATCTGGCATCTGTAGTTTTATTATCAGGTATTTCAACGTTTGTAGTATTGAATAATGTGAAAATGAATCATGCTCTAAAAAGTAAGGgatttttcttacactttttttccttctctcatcaTCTCAGGTTCACTTAAAACAACTATTGCAAGGTGAGGGTGTGTGAAGGAAAGCATGATGACAAATTTGTTTCTAGTAGAAaggttaaattttttttcttgtattcttcTAATCCTGCACTTTGAGGGAGGCATTCTGTTTCTTAACCATCAGTTTGAGATTTGTCTTAAGAGATGGGGAGGTCCATTGCGCCAAGAGCCTTGCAGAAAGTAGTGTGTTCCCATTATGTCCTCAAATCACCTCTCAATACTCCAGAAGGATGAGCTGCAGCATTTGCAGGTGCCCTGTCTGCCCCCTCAAAGTTAGGATTAAGGGTTTAAATGTATTTAGTGTTACAGCAATGGTGGAGCCAATATCTGAATCCAAAACACTGGTTTACtgtaatttgttaaaaaaaaagtacttccattattaaaaaaaaatattattttattttaattgaaggatctggaaaaaaatcttgaattaAGTGGTAGCAGTTTTCAACGAGAGttacattcaaagaaaaaaaagatgcatgaGGTTCAAGAAGAAAATAGAGTTCTCCAAGAAGAGCTTAATCAACTTAATCAGAAGCTGAAGGTAAAATGTGAAGCAATACAAGCTGCTAACCATGTTCTAGCATTTTATCTTTGGAACTATCTGTAATCAGGTTTGAATAGTTTACCAGTGATTGCACTCTCTGATGCGTACTTAATTGTATACTACATATGAgttcttttcctgctttaaatTGAAATGTTCTGTGCTCTGACCCTACGGTGTTTATAACAAGAATGTCTCTGTGTTAATCATTATTGTTAGCACTAGTTAAGAAAAGCAAGATCAAGTACATAACCAAGCATTGCCATTAAACCACAAGATCTACTGGAAAATTAGGTTTTGAaggcttgatttttaaaattaaatctgcagGTATTTACAGTACTTTATATTACTAATGTACTTACATTACAGTGGGTTTGTGTAAAGATTAATTTCATGTATTTGTGATACCCACGTGTGTTACTAAATTTGTGCAAAGGTTTATTTGCCTCCCCCCACTCCATCGTTGCCTGAATTCTAAATTTCAGGACTGAAAATATTGTTCTACCTAGTCATtttatctttagaaaaaaaaattaaataagactTGAACTGAGGTACTTATTTTCTAGGAAAATTTCCTTGAAACCCCAAGTCTCATGCATATTTAGATAGTGGAGATACACCAGTTTACCACCTTACTAGCTGTCAAGCAAGTAGCAGTAGCATCACTAACTCAAAAACTTACTTTTTTAGAGTGTTTTAAGCCTGACTTGTTAGTTGAGAGtttgatattttgaaaatattttcatt contains:
- the LCA5 gene encoding lebercilin isoform X3, producing the protein MGERVRSPDSEHDRKSDGDKNSDSYYSDEDNASHSSGQSPTLSYPSTSQEKRDHKTQTSNSLVHYQATKKLGSKYAPSKRGTQWGFRSQSLTRDSPAKDIDLVTKRVLSARLLKINELRNELTELHIKLDELQKENRALKRLQHRQEKALNKFEDTENEISQLLARHNNEIRILRERLRKSQERERATERRLKDSEDELYRTKTVLQKLKKLSADKHLAERDDLAKKLAYAESRLEESEKRIKDLEKNLELSGSSFQRELHSKKKKMHEVQEENRVLQEELNQLNQKLKEKERELEAKNIYANRMLKVSPRKDMDIIQRKRGNNQNIKKGAQLTKAVQTSGYFSPVEFLPEPELVCGDTVNKKEGILPKIEKETQDKEWKEQADLLRQDQDKEREEKLKRFQEIQALEERVQKLHDEWEREEYDKMKKESSFLLDKEEKTKMETEIHKPEVERESTEMLEERRKREFLLAKMQEIDRETQNVTNVRPASQAPLINTARKSDSLEKKDKTNQFFEIPGRVTNGFPGDGSQDDATRAQGQKQRNEENNCISVHCQPGLVAAGELLGYLSKRCSAEATLW
- the LCA5 gene encoding lebercilin isoform X4 — protein: MGERVRSPDSEHDRKSDGDKNSDSYYSDEDNASHSSGQSPTLSYPSTSQEKRDHKTQTSNSLVHYQATKKLGSKYAPSKRGTQWGFRSQSLTRDSPAKDIDLVTKRVLSARLLKINELRNELTELHIKLDELQKENRALKRLQHRQEKALNKFEDTENEISQLLARHNNEIRILRERLRKSQERERATERRLKDSEDELYRTKTVLQKLKKLSADKHLAERDDLAKKLAYAESRLEESEKRIKDLEKNLELSGSSFQRELHSKKKKMHEVQEENRVLQEELNQLNQKLKEKERELEAKNIYANRMLKVSPRKDMDIIQRKRGNNQNIKKGAQLTKAVQTSGYFSPVEFLPEPELVCGDTVNKKEGILPKIEKETQDKEWKEQADLLRQDQDKEREEKLKRFQEIQALEERVQKLHDEWEREEYDKMKKESSFLLDKEEKTKMETEIHKPEVERESTEMLEERRKREFLLAKMQEIDRETQNVTNVRPASQAPLINTARKSDSLEKKDKTNQFFEIPGRVTNGFPGDGSQDDATRAQGQKQRNAFGEPLKTLSGEGMCNISVMKWIEEMYLAQRLR